From one Ochrobactrum vermis genomic stretch:
- the selB gene encoding selenocysteine-specific translation elongation factor: protein MIVGTAGHIDHGKTSLVRALTQVDTDRLKEEKARGISIDLGFAYLALSGDEKDILGFVDVPGHEKFVHTMLAGAASIDFVMLVVAADDGIMPQTREHLAIVNLLGIRCGIAVITKSDLVEPRRLAEVETAIRNELASTGLSDISVLAVSTVTGAGIDDLRTMLETQAHAFGERRTNGRFRLAVDRSFTLKGAGTVVTGTVLSGKVAIGDHLVISPSGKEARVRTIHAQNRPSETAQAGDRCALNLAGDGISKEAVHRGDMLVSPGLHRPTDRIDASVQILPSEKKSIGQWFPVRLHHAATEVGARIVLLRDEELRPGTENRVQLVLDRPVAAAVGDRFVIRDVSAQRTIGGGRFLDLRPPQRKRRSPERMAQLDAYSIDDPVEAARALLSVEPYFLDAAAYLRDRALPDDPQGLAQALDAVILRQANSALLLLPERWNALGDDIVARLKTFHDENPDLIGMGVERLRLLLKPRLPAPAFRAAIAALVDADLLRLDGAWLRLRDHEVTMSDADGALWLRIAPLLEGDARFRPPRVRDIAAQLDEREEDIRRLLKLSGRMGQVHEVAHDHFFLRATIAEMIGILSDMDVAFDSGWFIAARFRDRVDSGRKVAIQILEFFDRNSVTIRRGDMRRLNRRKLDLFGDFAQGEVAQTGGTK from the coding sequence ATGATCGTCGGAACGGCGGGACATATCGATCATGGCAAGACCTCGCTGGTTCGTGCGCTCACGCAGGTCGACACGGACAGGCTGAAGGAAGAGAAAGCGCGAGGCATTTCGATCGACCTCGGCTTTGCCTATCTGGCCTTGTCCGGAGACGAAAAGGATATACTCGGCTTTGTTGACGTGCCGGGGCATGAAAAATTCGTGCATACGATGCTGGCCGGTGCGGCGAGTATTGATTTCGTCATGCTGGTTGTCGCTGCCGATGACGGGATCATGCCGCAAACGCGTGAGCATCTGGCAATCGTCAACCTGCTTGGTATCCGGTGCGGTATAGCTGTCATCACCAAATCCGACCTTGTCGAACCTCGCCGTCTTGCCGAAGTGGAAACCGCTATCCGCAATGAGCTGGCGTCGACGGGACTTTCCGATATCTCCGTACTGGCGGTCTCCACCGTGACGGGTGCCGGGATCGACGATCTCAGGACGATGCTGGAAACGCAAGCCCATGCATTCGGCGAGCGGCGGACAAACGGTCGCTTTCGTCTTGCCGTGGATCGTTCTTTCACACTCAAGGGCGCCGGCACAGTCGTCACGGGCACGGTGCTGTCCGGTAAGGTCGCCATTGGCGACCATCTGGTCATCAGCCCGTCCGGCAAGGAAGCGCGTGTCCGCACCATTCATGCGCAGAACCGACCGAGTGAAACCGCGCAGGCAGGTGATCGCTGCGCGCTCAATCTGGCAGGCGACGGCATATCAAAAGAGGCGGTGCATCGCGGCGACATGCTGGTGTCACCCGGCCTTCATCGCCCGACGGACCGCATCGACGCATCGGTGCAAATCCTGCCCTCGGAGAAAAAGTCGATCGGTCAGTGGTTCCCGGTTCGCCTGCATCATGCCGCGACTGAAGTCGGTGCGCGGATCGTGCTTTTGCGGGATGAAGAGCTTCGACCTGGCACCGAAAACCGGGTGCAACTGGTGCTGGATCGTCCCGTTGCGGCTGCGGTTGGAGATCGTTTCGTCATCCGGGATGTCTCCGCGCAACGGACCATCGGCGGCGGACGTTTTCTTGATCTTCGCCCACCGCAACGCAAGCGCCGCAGCCCGGAGCGCATGGCACAGCTCGACGCATATTCCATTGACGACCCTGTGGAAGCGGCACGGGCGCTGCTATCCGTCGAGCCATATTTTCTCGATGCAGCTGCATATCTGCGCGACCGCGCGCTGCCGGACGATCCGCAAGGTTTGGCGCAAGCGCTTGATGCAGTGATACTCCGCCAAGCAAATTCGGCGCTCTTGCTTTTGCCCGAGCGATGGAATGCTTTGGGTGACGATATTGTTGCGAGGTTGAAAACTTTCCATGACGAGAATCCCGACCTGATCGGCATGGGTGTCGAGCGGCTGCGGTTGTTGTTGAAACCGCGCCTGCCTGCGCCTGCCTTCCGTGCGGCCATCGCCGCGCTGGTCGATGCGGATCTGCTGAGGCTGGATGGTGCCTGGCTTCGCCTGCGCGACCATGAAGTCACGATGAGCGATGCCGATGGGGCGCTCTGGCTACGCATCGCGCCGCTGCTTGAAGGCGATGCCCGTTTTCGACCGCCACGCGTGCGCGATATTGCAGCACAGCTCGACGAGCGGGAGGAGGATATTCGCCGTCTGCTCAAGCTTTCCGGGCGCATGGGGCAGGTGCATGAAGTAGCGCATGACCATTTTTTCCTGCGGGCGACAATTGCCGAAATGATCGGTATCCTGTCGGATATGGATGTGGCATTCGATAGCGGCTGGTTCATTGCGGCGCGGTTCCGCGACCGGGTGGACAGCGGTCGCAAGGTGGCGATCCAAATATTGGAATTTTTTGATCGCAACAGCGTCACGATACGCCGTGGAGACATGCGCCGCCTGAACCGCCGCAAGCTGGACTTGTTCGGCGATTTCGCGCAAGGGGAAGTAGCGCAAACCGGAGGAACGAAGTGA
- a CDS encoding tetratricopeptide repeat protein — translation MRLADLFTRKPKPDTTAQALEKALVAAKAGDYPTALSIWEPLARAGNARAQNNIGACFAGGMGVEKNISLAQRWLTLSAAAGDASGQRNLASLLFKGEDIEADYPEAARLYRLAAEQGDPQAQDMLSWMFMEGEVITADPVEAREWALKAAAGGVAAAMTRLGMIYHNALGVPRDPSQAVYWWRQASAAGDADGEAMLGAALHLGMGVERDPVAAYEYLLRAEAGGSALAASFIEAARNALNEKP, via the coding sequence ATGCGGCTCGCTGATCTCTTCACCCGCAAACCGAAGCCGGATACGACAGCGCAAGCGCTGGAGAAGGCGCTTGTCGCTGCAAAGGCGGGTGACTATCCAACGGCGCTCTCCATCTGGGAGCCGCTGGCGCGCGCAGGCAATGCCCGCGCCCAGAACAATATCGGTGCCTGTTTTGCGGGCGGCATGGGTGTGGAAAAAAATATCAGTCTCGCGCAGCGCTGGCTGACCTTGTCTGCTGCGGCTGGCGATGCTTCCGGCCAGCGCAATCTGGCTTCGCTGCTGTTCAAGGGCGAAGACATTGAAGCCGACTACCCGGAAGCTGCAAGGCTGTACCGGCTTGCCGCAGAACAGGGCGATCCGCAGGCGCAGGACATGCTGAGCTGGATGTTCATGGAAGGGGAGGTGATTACTGCCGACCCCGTCGAGGCGCGCGAATGGGCGCTGAAGGCAGCGGCAGGCGGCGTTGCTGCAGCCATGACCCGGCTTGGCATGATCTATCATAATGCTCTCGGCGTACCGCGTGATCCGTCTCAGGCTGTGTACTGGTGGCGACAAGCATCTGCGGCGGGCGACGCGGATGGGGAAGCCATGCTTGGCGCGGCGCTGCATCTTGGCATGGGTGTGGAACGTGACCCGGTGGCGGCTTACGAATATCTGCTTCGTGCCGAGGCAGGCGGCAGCGCGCTTGCCGCCTCTTTCATCGAGGCGGCGCGTAATGCGCTGAACGAAAAGCCATGA
- the selA gene encoding L-seryl-tRNA(Sec) selenium transferase, whose protein sequence is MDQIKTSLRHLPSVDTILHMPELVAALERFGHLSVTEAVRKALGDERDAVKSGASLSSNTHLAERVLHVLEASGQSSLRPLFNLTGTVLHTNLGRAILAEAAIEAATQAMRQAVSLEFDLSSGSRGERDDHLRALVCELTGAEDATVVNNNAAAVLLVLNSLASGKEAIVSRGELIEIGGAFRMPDIMTRAGTRLVEVGTTNRTHPRDYENAINADTGLVLKVHTSNYRIEGFTREVAASELAAIAQAKGVPLVNDLGSGTLADLTSFGLAHEPTVREAVTEGADIVTFSGDKLLGGPQAGFIVGRRDLIARINKNPIKRALRVDKIRLAALEATLKLYRNPERLSEKLPTIRYLARPQAEVAAQAARLKPELEKKLGPGFTVMVTDCASQIGSGALPLSTVPSAGLSIAPKDGSGSALTALASALRALPLPVIGRIEKGALVLDLRCLDDENSFVRNLSSYAAR, encoded by the coding sequence ATGGACCAGATCAAGACCTCGCTGCGTCACCTTCCGTCTGTGGACACCATCCTGCATATGCCTGAACTTGTCGCGGCACTGGAGCGTTTTGGCCACCTGTCGGTGACGGAGGCTGTGCGCAAGGCGCTGGGCGATGAGCGCGATGCTGTAAAATCCGGTGCTTCGCTTTCCAGCAATACGCATTTGGCTGAACGGGTTCTCCATGTACTTGAAGCGTCAGGGCAGTCGAGCCTGCGCCCGCTGTTCAATCTGACGGGAACCGTCCTGCACACCAATCTGGGGCGCGCGATTCTTGCCGAAGCCGCAATCGAGGCCGCCACGCAAGCGATGCGGCAGGCGGTTTCACTTGAATTCGACCTGTCGTCGGGATCGCGCGGCGAGCGTGACGACCATCTGCGGGCGCTTGTCTGCGAATTGACCGGGGCGGAAGATGCCACCGTCGTCAACAACAATGCCGCTGCGGTGCTTCTGGTGCTGAACAGTCTTGCCTCGGGCAAGGAAGCCATTGTTTCGCGCGGTGAACTGATCGAGATCGGTGGCGCTTTCCGCATGCCGGACATCATGACCCGCGCCGGTACACGGCTTGTCGAAGTGGGCACCACCAATCGCACGCATCCGCGCGACTACGAGAATGCAATCAACGCCGATACGGGACTGGTGCTGAAGGTCCACACCTCGAATTACCGTATCGAAGGTTTTACGCGGGAAGTCGCAGCATCAGAACTGGCCGCCATTGCACAAGCGAAGGGCGTGCCGCTGGTCAATGATCTTGGCTCCGGTACGCTTGCCGATCTGACTTCTTTCGGTCTCGCACATGAGCCGACCGTACGCGAAGCGGTAACCGAGGGCGCGGATATCGTCACCTTTTCCGGTGACAAGCTTCTCGGTGGGCCGCAAGCGGGCTTTATCGTCGGGCGGCGTGATCTGATTGCTCGCATCAACAAGAACCCTATAAAGCGCGCTCTGCGGGTCGACAAGATCCGGCTTGCAGCGCTTGAAGCAACGCTGAAACTTTATCGCAATCCGGAACGGCTTTCCGAAAAGCTGCCGACCATTCGCTATCTGGCGCGCCCACAGGCCGAAGTTGCCGCGCAGGCGGCACGGCTCAAGCCGGAGTTGGAGAAAAAGCTCGGACCGGGTTTCACTGTCATGGTGACTGATTGCGCCAGCCAGATCGGTTCCGGCGCATTGCCGCTTTCGACTGTTCCAAGCGCCGGATTGTCGATTGCGCCGAAGGACGGTAGCGGCTCCGCGCTGACAGCGCTTGCGAGTGCCTTGCGCGCTTTGCCTCTGCCGGTCATCGGACGGATCGAAAAGGGCGCACTGGTGCTCGATCTGCGCTGCCTTGACGACGAGAATAGTTTCGTTCGGAACCTGTCATCCTATGCGGCTCGCTGA
- the fdhE gene encoding formate dehydrogenase accessory protein FdhE — protein sequence MAGKKDLVPDPTVIGEISAPPFVQLPDPGALFAKRAERLRLLGSVSPLKPYLEFIADLSEAQSEIAAGLGPVVALQGNDRGREFGMPALDRADAISEVAFGAVFDRLFERARNIAKPQDAADALERVANGNVVERRRMIEAIFAGVLPPDAIAEHIYIWAGLQLHFTRLAAALDPKSLKPVADGVCPTCGSIPSSSMVVGWHGAHGARFCSCSVCNTLWHYVRVKCVCCGSTKGIGYKEVEEGGGIIKAETCDECQRWVKIIYQQLSADADPMTDDIASLGLDILMRETPYRRGGFSPLLAGL from the coding sequence ATGGCAGGCAAGAAAGATCTGGTGCCGGACCCGACGGTCATCGGCGAAATATCGGCCCCACCCTTTGTGCAATTGCCGGACCCCGGCGCGCTTTTTGCCAAACGAGCAGAGCGTCTGCGTCTTCTGGGCTCGGTCAGCCCGCTGAAACCCTATCTGGAATTTATCGCCGATCTGAGCGAGGCGCAGTCAGAAATAGCGGCTGGTCTTGGTCCTGTCGTCGCGCTGCAAGGGAATGACCGGGGACGCGAGTTCGGCATGCCGGCGCTCGATCGTGCAGATGCCATATCCGAGGTGGCGTTCGGCGCTGTCTTCGACCGGCTGTTCGAACGTGCCCGCAATATTGCCAAGCCGCAGGATGCAGCCGATGCGCTGGAGCGTGTGGCGAATGGCAATGTCGTTGAGCGTCGCCGGATGATCGAGGCCATCTTCGCCGGTGTTCTGCCGCCGGACGCGATAGCCGAACACATCTACATCTGGGCAGGACTGCAGCTCCATTTCACGCGGCTTGCAGCGGCGCTCGACCCGAAGTCGCTGAAGCCCGTTGCCGATGGCGTTTGTCCGACCTGCGGCAGCATACCGTCAAGCTCGATGGTCGTGGGCTGGCATGGTGCGCATGGCGCGCGCTTCTGCTCCTGTTCCGTCTGCAACACGCTCTGGCATTATGTCCGGGTCAAATGCGTGTGCTGCGGCTCCACAAAGGGCATCGGCTACAAGGAAGTCGAGGAAGGTGGCGGCATCATCAAGGCCGAAACCTGTGACGAATGCCAGCGCTGGGTCAAGATCATCTATCAGCAGCTTTCGGCAGATGCCGATCCGATGACCGACGACATTGCGAGCCTCGGTCTCGATATATTGATGCGCGAGACGCCTTACAGGCGAGGCGGTTTCTCCCCGCTTCTAGCTGGACTGTGA
- a CDS encoding formate dehydrogenase subunit gamma, whose translation MSKTDFDDVERGDGIELGKPVRVHRYSGGARFNHWITAISLVLLALSGLAMFHPWLFFLSGLFGGGQWTRTIHPWIGVVLFFSFLGLFVRFWSANLWKREDSQWLAQANDVIAGHEEKLPEVGKYNAGQKLVFWSMSLLIVVLIISGVMIWNEYFGSYTSINQQRWALLVHSMAAVAAICVWIVHVYAAIWVKGTIHAMTRGTVTGGWAWRHHRKWLRELTSKQKVKQGGSKPAA comes from the coding sequence ATGAGCAAGACCGACTTTGACGATGTTGAACGCGGCGACGGGATAGAACTTGGCAAGCCGGTCAGGGTGCACCGCTATTCCGGCGGCGCACGCTTCAATCACTGGATCACCGCCATCAGCCTCGTGCTGCTGGCCTTGTCCGGTCTTGCCATGTTCCACCCCTGGCTGTTTTTCCTGTCAGGCCTGTTTGGCGGCGGGCAATGGACGCGCACCATCCACCCATGGATCGGCGTGGTGCTGTTTTTCAGCTTTCTTGGGCTTTTCGTGCGCTTCTGGAGTGCCAATCTGTGGAAGCGCGAAGACAGCCAATGGCTGGCACAGGCCAATGACGTGATCGCCGGTCACGAAGAAAAACTGCCCGAAGTCGGCAAATATAATGCCGGTCAGAAGCTCGTTTTCTGGTCCATGTCACTGCTGATTGTCGTTCTGATCATTTCCGGCGTGATGATCTGGAACGAATATTTCGGCTCCTATACCAGCATCAACCAGCAGCGCTGGGCTCTGCTTGTTCATTCCATGGCAGCGGTGGCAGCGATCTGCGTCTGGATCGTGCATGTCTATGCTGCGATCTGGGTCAAGGGCACGATCCATGCGATGACGCGCGGCACAGTCACTGGCGGCTGGGCATGGCGACATCACCGCAAGTGGTTGCGCGAACTGACATCGAAGCAGAAAGTGAAACAAGGCGGTAGCAAGCCTGCCGCTTAG
- the fdxH gene encoding formate dehydrogenase subunit beta, giving the protein MFPPVPNPSVQPQQPRFGEKDLIRRSASNVTPPAERQTEVAKLIDVSKCIGCKACQAACAEWNDTHEEVGINVGVYDNPHDLTPNTFTLMRFTEWDNPDTGNLEWLIRKDGCMHCEDPGCLKACPAPGAIVQYSNGIVDFIHDECIGCGYCIKGCPFNIPRVSEVTHKAYKCTLCSDRIAVGQGPACAKACPTQAIVYGTKDEMKEWADGRIKDLKSRGFENAGLYDPPGVSGTHVMYVLHHADKPEIYANLPNNPRISPVVEAWKGVSKYAGMAAMGLAAAAGLLHYVFKGPNVVTEHDEEQAEKLTGEKNS; this is encoded by the coding sequence CGCGTTTCGGTGAAAAGGACCTGATCAGGCGGTCGGCGTCGAATGTGACGCCGCCCGCAGAACGCCAGACTGAAGTGGCGAAGCTCATCGACGTGTCGAAATGCATTGGCTGCAAGGCTTGCCAGGCGGCCTGTGCCGAATGGAACGACACGCATGAGGAAGTCGGCATTAATGTGGGTGTCTATGACAATCCGCATGACCTGACGCCGAATACCTTCACGCTGATGCGCTTTACCGAATGGGACAATCCCGATACCGGCAATCTGGAATGGCTTATCCGCAAGGATGGCTGCATGCATTGCGAAGACCCCGGCTGTCTCAAAGCCTGTCCGGCGCCGGGCGCAATCGTGCAATATTCCAACGGCATCGTCGATTTCATCCATGATGAATGCATCGGCTGCGGCTATTGTATAAAAGGATGCCCGTTCAACATTCCGCGCGTTTCGGAAGTGACTCACAAAGCCTACAAGTGCACGCTCTGTTCCGACCGCATCGCGGTTGGGCAAGGACCGGCCTGTGCCAAGGCCTGCCCGACACAGGCCATCGTCTATGGCACCAAGGACGAGATGAAGGAATGGGCCGACGGCCGCATCAAGGATCTGAAATCGCGCGGCTTTGAAAATGCCGGGCTTTACGATCCGCCGGGCGTCAGCGGCACACATGTCATGTATGTGCTGCATCATGCCGACAAGCCCGAAATCTACGCCAATCTGCCGAACAATCCGCGCATCAGCCCAGTTGTCGAGGCGTGGAAAGGCGTGTCCAAATATGCAGGCATGGCCGCAATGGGGCTGGCTGCCGCAGCGGGTCTGCTGCATTATGTCTTCAAGGGTCCGAATGTCGTGACAGAGCATGACGAGGAACAGGCCGAAAAGCTCACGGGAGAGAAAAACTCATGA